The genome window TGGTCGGGCACGCCGCGGCCGGCCCTTGCGGCCTGCCGCATGCCGAGGTGCGTCCCGGCGACGGCGAACTGAAGCGGCTGTACCTGCTGCGCGCGCACCAGAACGGCGGTTGGGGCGGCCGTTTGTTCGACGCCGCCCTGGCCTGGCTGGAGCGCGATGGCCCGCGCACGCTGTGGATCGGCGTGTGGTCGGAGAACCTCGGCGCGCAGCGCTTCTACGCGCGTTACGGCTTCGAGAAGGTCGGTACCTACGAATTTCCGGTGGGGCAGGTGCGCGATCTCGAATTCATCCTGCGGCGTCCGCCGCGCGCGGCCTGACGCCCGCAGGGCATTTCGAATCAGCTGCTTCCGCGACACGCAAGCCGGATGCAGTGTGACTTGCAGGAGCGGCTTCAGCCGCGACGGGCTGTATCGGGAACGCGTCGTCGCGGCTGAAGCCGCTCCTACGTGACGTGTGCTGGCGTGATTAGGGGGGCGCTGCACGCGAGTGCCGCGTCGACACCGCGGCAACGGCGGCGCGCTAGAGTGCAGTCCTGTCCAGCTTCGAGGAGAGCGCCATGTTCCGACCGTGGATGGGAATCGCCGCCGTGGTGCCGCTGCTGGCCGCATGCGCGCCACCAGCCTCGTTGCAGCCGGCCAGCGCAGGGCCGAGCGTGCAGGGCGATGGCCGCTGCAATGTCGAGGCGGTGGCCTGGGCCGTAGGCCAGGAAGCCACCCAGGCGACCATGAGCCGGGTCTGGAAGGAGAGCGGGGCCGGCGTGGTGCGGCCGATCGCGCCGGGTCAGGCGGTGACCCGCGATCTGCGCCTGGACCGGCTCAACGTGTATCTGGATGGCAGCAATCGCATCCTCCGCACCACCTGCGGTTGAGCCTCACATGGCCGCCGCGCCGCAGGTGCTGTTGCTGCACGGCATCTGGAACGCGCGGCCGTGGCTGCTGCCGCTGGCATTGCGCCTGCGCCGCGATGGCTGGCGCGTCGCCAGCTTCGGCTATTCCACCGCTTTCGGCGGTGCCGAGGCCGCGCTGCCACGGCTGCACGCGCGCATCGAGCGTCTGGCTGCCGCCGGTCCGGTGGCGCTGGTCGGCCACAGCCTCGGCGGCCTGATCGCGTTGCAGGCCTTGCGCCAGGCGCCGTCGCTGCCGGTGACCCGGGTGGTCTGCCTGGGCAGTCCGTTGGCGGGCAGCGCCGTTGCGCGCGCCTTGGCGCAACGGCGGCTCGGACGGGCGCTGGGCCGCAGCGCGACGCTGCTGCAGCAGGGCGTGGCGCGTTGGGAAGGCGCGGCCGAGGTCGGCATGATCGCCGGCACGGTGGCGCGCGGGCTGGGCGCGCGCTTCGCGGCGCTGGGGCCGCAGTCCGACGGCAGCGTGGCCCTGGCCGAGACCCGCGTGCCCGGCCTGGGCGACCACTGCCAGGTGCGCGCCAGTCACAGCGGCCTGCTGTTCTCGGCGCAGGCCGCGCGGCAGACCGCCGCCTTCCTGCGCGACGGTCGGTTCGGCGTCTGAGCTCCACCGCCGGAACCGGGCATCCCGCGGTGCCGGCCGGCGCCGTATCGCGATCGCCTTGGCGCCGGCACCGGGCGGCGACGTCCCTCAGGGCGTCACGAAGGTCTTCAGCCAGTCCAGGGTGGGGTTGAGCGCCCAGGCGGCGGTGCCGCTGCGGTAGTTGCCGTCGACCAGAATGCCCGCGCACT of Xanthomonas sacchari contains these proteins:
- a CDS encoding GNAT family N-acetyltransferase is translated as MRIRRATPDDAAAVTRIAAATFCETFGHLYPAQDLQAFLDEAYSLERAQVVLAHPDYAIWLVEHDGAVVGHAAAGPCGLPHAEVRPGDGELKRLYLLRAHQNGGWGGRLFDAALAWLERDGPRTLWIGVWSENLGAQRFYARYGFEKVGTYEFPVGQVRDLEFILRRPPRAA
- a CDS encoding I78 family peptidase inhibitor, which encodes MFRPWMGIAAVVPLLAACAPPASLQPASAGPSVQGDGRCNVEAVAWAVGQEATQATMSRVWKESGAGVVRPIAPGQAVTRDLRLDRLNVYLDGSNRILRTTCG
- a CDS encoding esterase/lipase family protein, whose product is MAAAPQVLLLHGIWNARPWLLPLALRLRRDGWRVASFGYSTAFGGAEAALPRLHARIERLAAAGPVALVGHSLGGLIALQALRQAPSLPVTRVVCLGSPLAGSAVARALAQRRLGRALGRSATLLQQGVARWEGAAEVGMIAGTVARGLGARFAALGPQSDGSVALAETRVPGLGDHCQVRASHSGLLFSAQAARQTAAFLRDGRFGV